The genomic region TCGTCGAGGCCTACGACGTGCGGCCCGCCGTCAAGGACCAGGTGCTCAGCGTCGGCGCCAAGTTCGTCGAGTTCGACCTGGAGACCGAGGGGGCCGAGGACAAGGGTGGTTACGCCAGGGAGCAGAGCGAGGACTTCATCCGGCGCCAGCAGGAGCAGATGAAGAAAGTGGTCGCCCGCAACGACGTGGTGATCACCACGGCCGCCATACCCGGCAAGCCGTCGCCGGTGCTGGTGACGGAGGAGATGGTCGCGGCCATGGCGCCGGGCTCGGTGATCATGGACCTGGCCGCCGAGCGCGGCGGCAACTGCGCCCTGACCCGGGCCGACGAGACGGTCGTGGCCCACGGCGTGACCATCCTCGGGCCCACCGATCTGGTCTCGCGCAAGCCGCGCCACGCCAGCCAGATGTTCGCCAAGAACGTGGAGACCTACCTGCTGTCCATGATCGACGAAGGCGCCCTGACCTTCGACCTGGAGGACGAAGTGGTCGCCGAAACCCTGTTGACGAGGAACGGCGAGGTCGTGCATCCGCGCATCCGCGGTCTGCTCGGCCTCGAGGTCGCCGGTACGGAGGGAGGAGAGGCCTGATGGACGCGTTAGTCGCTGCGATCACCGTGTTCGTGCTGGCGGTATTCGTCGGTTTCGAGATCATCACCAAGGTGCCGCCCACCCTGCACACGCCGCTGATGTCCGGCTCGAACGCCATTTCCGGCATCACGCTCATCGGCGCGGTGATCTCGTCGCGCGCCGACAACCCGAAGTTCGCCACGGTCCTGGCCGTGTGCGCCGTCGCCTTCGCCACCATCAACGTCATCGGCGGCTACATGGTGACCCACCGCATGCTAGACATGTTCAAGAGGAAGTAGGTGAGGGTGTGAACGAATTCAAGATCGATGCTGGTTGGGTGAACCTCGTCTACGTGCTCGCCTCGATCCTCTTCATCTCTGGCCTGAAGGGGCTCACCCACCCGCGCACGGCGGTGCGCGGCAACCTGACCAGCGCGG from bacterium harbors:
- a CDS encoding Re/Si-specific NAD(P)(+) transhydrogenase subunit alpha is translated as MIVGVPREMSAGERRVSLVPSAVQVLVKAGLEVLVEAGAGEAAGYPDPAFVARGAALVSREDVFARADIVLQVRGPGAGTGAAAADLAMYRPGQVVIAMHDPLGAPEMVKELAARGVTAFSLELVPRITRAQSMDVLSSMATVAGYQAVLVAAETLPQLFPMLMTAAGTLAPAKVFVVGVGVAGLQAIATAKRLGAVVEAYDVRPAVKDQVLSVGAKFVEFDLETEGAEDKGGYAREQSEDFIRRQQEQMKKVVARNDVVITTAAIPGKPSPVLVTEEMVAAMAPGSVIMDLAAERGGNCALTRADETVVAHGVTILGPTDLVSRKPRHASQMFAKNVETYLLSMIDEGALTFDLEDEVVAETLLTRNGEVVHPRIRGLLGLEVAGTEGGEA
- a CDS encoding NAD(P) transhydrogenase subunit alpha, translating into MDALVAAITVFVLAVFVGFEIITKVPPTLHTPLMSGSNAISGITLIGAVISSRADNPKFATVLAVCAVAFATINVIGGYMVTHRMLDMFKRK